A stretch of Physeter macrocephalus isolate SW-GA chromosome 8, ASM283717v5, whole genome shotgun sequence DNA encodes these proteins:
- the TMEM171 gene encoding transmembrane protein 171 translates to MSPAAAAEPDGVQGDRHVTKLIFFLFVIGAILLCVGVLLSIFGFQACQYKTLPECSMVLKIAGPACAVIGLGAVVLARSRARLQRSEERLRGNQGASDRAFLCGESRQFVQCLIFGFLFLTSGMLISVLGIWVPGCGSDWVQEPLNETDTADSEPQICGFLSLQILGPLIVLVGLCFFVVAHVKKRNNLNVGQDASESEERQTQNMEPVQVTVGDAVIIFPPPPPPYFPESSVSAATRSPGADSLLPNENPPSYYSIFNYRIPTPEGQGAASERDCESIYTISGTASSSETSHTPCLSSELPPRYEEKETAATASLSPSSEPSPP, encoded by the exons ATGTCTCCTGCAGCTGCTGCCGAGCCAGATGGGGTCCAGGGAGACAGGCATGTCACCaagctcattttcttcctttttgtcatCGGTGCCATCCTGCTGTGTGTGGGAGTCCTGCTCTCCATCTTTGGGTTCCAGGCATGCCAATACAAAACCCTCCCAGAATGCAGCATGGTGCTGAAGATCGCCGGGCCCGCGTGTGCTGTGATTGGGCTGGGGGCTGTGGTCCTGGCCCGCTCCCGGGCACGACTTCAGCGAAGTGAGGAGCGCCTGAGAGGCAACCAGGGGGCCTCCGACCGAGCCTTCCTCTGTGGGGAGAGCCGCCAGTTTGTCCAGTGTCTCATCTTTGGGTTTCTGTTCCTGACGAGTGGTATGCTCATCAGTGTACTGGGCATTTGGGTCCCCGGGTGTGGCTCAGACTGGGTGCAGGAACCGCTGAATGAGACAGACACTGCTGACTCAGAGCCCCAGATCTGTGGATTCCTGtccctgcagatcttgggaccCTTGATTGTGCTTGTGGGATTGTGTTTCTTCGTGGTGGCCCATGTTAAGAAGAGAAACAACTTGAATGTGGGCCAGGATGCTTCTGAAAGTGAAGAGAGACAGACCCAGAACATGGAGCCCGTCCAGGTCACTGTAG GTGATGCCGTGATCATATTCCCACCCCCTCCACCGCCTTACTTTCCCGAGTCTTCAGTTTCTGCAGCTACTCGGAGTCCTGGGGCTGACAGTTTGCTCCCAAATGAAAATCCACCTTCatattacagtatttttaactatag GATCCCAACTCCTGAGGGCCAAGGCGCAGCCTCTGAGAGAGATTGTGAATCTATATATACGATTTCTGGGACTGCTTCATCCTCTGAGACCTCACACACTCCCTGTCTCTCATCCGAATTGCCTCCCagatatgaagaaaaagaaactgctgCCACCGCATCCTTGTCTCCATCTTCTGAGCCTTCCCCACCATGA